ACTCCCTCGATTTCCATGGACACCATCTTGACAATCCAATAATCTGCAGCTGAGTTCGTCATTTTTTCAATTCCTGTAAATTGCTTTTTTGgtgtatgaaaattttaatatttttcctatacacttatgtataatttattaaagctgctgatgaaatttgtaattagtttactttttctttttgtaattgttaattactctattattatttttaaaaaatctaaaagaagaGTGGTATTTTCAAATtctctaaaatcaaattttgtgaaaatacataaaatatactaattaaatctaggataaatatcaaatttataaatgaattttgtttCGATATATGAACTTTTATTTAGTGCAATTATACATATGAACCTTGTATTGCCATTCATATGTATACATCActtatacacatttaaagaaatgaatacatacatttattttcatattgaataaTATACTTGTTTGTACATGTAGGGCTAATTGGATAACGTCgtaagtaatttttaaaattgaatgaaatcgaaattacatatataaaatcatacaaaatcaaaattcatgtctaattttaatatttatcctttAAACCTAAAATTGAACCACAATAAAgtgatgaattaaaatatgatataatgttttaaattaatttaattatcgtTGTTGTGCTGACTGGAACTGATCTCAGTGAAAACGTAATAGACGAGTAATTTTAATACCTCTGCTGAAATTTCATGAACTTGGTCATCATTTTCACTTCGTCACCTTGGATTATTGTACCAAAATATTTGATGGATTTATAGTTAGGGTCCAATAATtccaaaacataataaatatatttgcttACATTTCTCAAATCTACAAATAtctaataattgagtattactTTGAAAGGATGACAAAGTTGATCTATAATTAACAAAACTTCAAACCCCACCTATTGGCTTAGTAGCATTCAGCGTtcattcaaaattcattttatagGACCAAATCATAAGAGTTATCTTATTGTGATGGCTAAATTGATAATAGTTTGCTTTTGAattaattgtaaatatattataaaaaaccctaaaattgatgTCATTCGTTTAGTGTTTTCACCTAAGTTGGTTATAATTAAGCTTTCGTTTGAGAAAGTTAGATAAATCATTTTTCCATTCATGAAATCCGTGATAATTAACGATCCCAATCAGTTTATGATAATTTAGTATAgctatctatttatttatatttaatcttaTTGATAAACCTCAAGAGTAGGCATCATATTTATACAACAGTAGtcgtgatatatgcttaaaagatatactatatgtttagatattcctaaaaataatatcCCATAACAATATCCTAATACCCCCTCAAGTTAGAGCATGCAGATCATAAATGCCCAACTTGTTGAGAAAGTATTCAAATTATGGTTTACCAAGCACCTTGTAAAAATGTCAGCCAACTAAACGGAGGTTGGAACATAAGAAGGTGCAATCAACCCATCTTGGATTGCATTCCTAACAAGGTGACAGTCTACTTCAATATGTTTAGTTTGCTCATGAAATATAGGATTCTCAGAATCAATAGTATTGGGAATCCAAAACACAAGCATACAATGAATGGTAACCCAATCATCCTTTGAGCAAGGGGGAACAAGATCTGTAATGATACCATCAAGAAATCCAAATTTGTGCCGAGAAGATAGAGTGACGCAAATAACATAAGctcaatcattaaaattatcaagTTTTAATCGAATAGGAGTAATAAAATCACCGGTCGATCTTGAGGACCCGAGAAAAAAATGGAGAGTTAGGTTCAATTTTATGTGGTGGTAGTGGAGAAGTAGAATCGCGGTTAGCCATTAAGAACGatgaaaaaaattgtgttaaacTGAGAAACATGAATATGGCTTGAAGTAATAGGCATCCAAAGCATGGGAAACAAAGGACAAAGCTAGAAATAGGACTAAAAGAGTTTAGTCAACAAAGTAATCAACGGCTTAGAATGGATTGAGTATGATGCCTCGACTTGGCCAAAGAAAAAGGTGGGCAATAGTCAACCTAGAGGCTAACACTGCCACGTCGCTgggcaaaataaaaaataagaagcaAATGGcttggagaaaaaaaataaaaggagaacCTAAGCTCTTGATACCATGAAAAAAATAGGGTAatcccttttgatcttattgATAAACCTCAagagtatacatatataatatttatacaatagTAGTCACGTAGGAATAGgaaagatatataatatattcctaaatatatttttaaatatatgcctaaaatatatacaatatatttagatattcttaaaacataatatcttAACAATACTACAGTCAACCAAAAATTAACTTGGTTGAGATATTATTAAAGTGTTCATTCCACTtgtaaagtaataaatataattataaaaatatttttatttttcatatcaaataaatttaaaagaatatgatTTGACTTAAAAGAATCATTAATATAACAATGTACACACTAAAATTGggtgcaattttatttttttatgtaatttatatttgtttatgcaattttatttctctgtcctcaattttactattttaactaaattcacGTTTGATttccatataaatatatgttacatataataataaaaatcaatttagtcttcttataaatagagaaattataaatttatatgcagtaaaattgtactttatcccttaaattataattataatttaagagTAAGAAAAGgagatgaaaaattataattaaaatcttACTCTTGTTATTGCGAAACCACAAATCATGTGAATTAAGAGTAAGAAAAGGAGATGAAATTGGCTATGTTGATTATAACATAGTGACCAATCGATGagtttattaaattgatttttattttgttttgatcagATAAGCACAATATTCTATCTTTGCAAAACCTGATCAACTTGGACTTTGAGAATGacattaattcaagaaatggtGAATTCAGCAATCACGTAATTAACTATGGTTGAGCAGTgaaaaaaaacactaaacaCCTGGATAGCCGGCCCAGGTCAAAATTTGGGATCTTAAATCAAagattctatttttatttttatacagaAAGTCAACCACGTTTGGGAAGGTATCATAACCCAAGATAAGgttagtgtatatatatttatataaactgCGTAAGTAGCCAACTTTCCGCCacttttatattcattttaagCTGGAGTTTTGGCGGTTCAAgcaactatatatatacatacatggcTATTTCTTGCAGCTGAAGAAAACAGTTGAGGAGTCTCTATATATTTCACGTAAACtcccttttctattttcttaccattttcCTAGAAAATTCTAAGCATTCATAACATAAACCAAGAAgttcttcatttccattttggatTACAAGATATTACTTTCTTTTTTGCGTCATACCGGCACATTAGTTTCTTGTATACGTTAATTCCCTGGAATTAAggatttagtttaattaatacgTATAGTATTTTTGtaactaaaaagaaaagttaaccCCAAAGATGGCTAAACCTCGTGAACTAGACTTTGACGTATGAGGTTAAGAAACACTATAAGGAAACAAAGTTCTTTTAAAAAGCCTTTCTTAGCTTTCGTTTTTTTCCCTAAATATGGTAGAACATACCTCAAGCATACTCATGGCCAACTGACCTTATTTGAGGGGACACACCATCTACCCTTCCtctataaaattttgtttatattcatATTGCTTGGCCCCTCCGTTTCAACCTCCACTTGTCTATagtcaaaattaaatcatccacgaatcctctttttttttctctcctttaAACTGATAAAACTACGTAACCCTATTTCTTTTACAGTATAATTAAGGGGCAAGAAGTTTGAAGATGGGGACGAAGTTGTTAGCTTTGGCATGCATAAGGAAGGAGAGTTATGGGGATTTGTCACCAAGGCCTCATTATCCATCGATGCCCAAATACCCGAAAGGGATTACGGCACAAGAAACGAGCTTGCAGGGATCAGAGGCGAAAGCCATGTTTTCAGTGATGGGGATGACATGTTCAGCCTGCGCTGGCTCCGTCGAGAAGGCTGTTAAGAGGCTTCCGGGAATTAAGGAAGCTGTTGTTGATGTTTTGAACAACAAGGCGCAAGTCATGTTCTACCCAAGTTTTGTTAAcgtaagtttttctttttttaggttCTTCGTTTCtcatttcttgaaaaattttcGGTTGTTTTTTAGATGAACAGATGGAGAAAAGTTTGATGCTTGATTTGGGAATTTTGAtcttcataaaaatttcaaaacttttgaagaaatcaactcaaattttgttcttatctAAGGAGTAAATGGATTAGATAACTAAACTTTAGGTAAACTACACttaaggtcactaaactattaataagtttatattttgatcatttaattttaaaaagttacaaattggtcattaaactatttgaaaattttcatttaaataagcGGACTATTAAAGGTGCTACTGCATGACATTTTCTGTTCACATCGTCTACACCAATCAAAGTTCTAATTCCCTTTctcttctatatatatatattttatgaaacaactttaaatgtCACAAATCtatgaaccaaaattcaaacaacattCTCCTTCGATCTTCAACACTAACCGTCAAATCGACTTGAATCTaagatatgttcttctactcattgATGGGTACTAATCTATTGTACCGATCATTAAATCGTCACTTCAAGCTCactagttaaattttaaaaataaaacttaccagtttagtgatttaaataaaaattttcaaattattcaatattaattttataaaaacatacttcaattaattacagatatttttttatcacattttaaaattaaataactaaaacataaaattattaaaaatttagtagtTTACCTAAAACTTTAATgggttttttgtttgtttgtgcagtgaaatgaattgttttcaCTAAGCAACAAAAAACCATATTTGGTTCTCTGCTTTTACAAGTTTGACTTTATTGCCTTTATTCCCACTTACCTTTGCTTGGGGAGGATAATGAAAAAACAACTTAAAGTAGGCATGACTATGAACCCTTTCCATTTTGACTTCCATTGATGCTTTACCTACAAATCTACAGGTTGCTGCAATTTGTTTTTGTGAATGGGGCCAGCATGGTCGTGAACCATGACTCCCCACCTTACGTTTATATACTTAAATCCCAAGTCTGTCCTCTACTACCACCCTTCAAATTTTAAgtcataaaaatttcataattaaaaaaaaaaaaaggttaatggTTGAATATGATTCTTTTAAAAGATCGAGgtcaaatttagttaaaaataagagttaaattgataaaaaatatatatataaacattaagagctaaattaattattatgccaaaaaattaaaatttattttttggtttctcAATGCATTTAGTGGAATGAGCCTAGTGACTAATCCTTCTATACATTAAGAACAATCCTTCTTTATATTTGATTAGACATATCTTGAGTTGATTGGAGTTAAAAGATATTGAGAATATAAAAGCACCAActattaatttcatcaaatacatcatcattaaacttttattattaactttgaAAAGTAGGACCAACCATTTAACTATATATTAGATTACAATATATTCATTATGCGagcaaaaaaattatgtaaaaatatatttataaaattatatataaaaatattaatcagATATTAAGAGTTCTAGGTTTATGTCTCACCATGTTTAGGTTTTTTCTaggttaaattgtttttatattaagtttttatataaaaatataaaaagagtaGCAtctaatttctattatttttaaatgaatattttctttaataattttcaattgaGTTGATGTTGAGTTTATTCGTGTCACTAACTCTGTTAAGagcttaaatatatatatttaactataaatatatataatagttattatataataactataaatataatatttcaaattatttttatatgagatttttatataaaatataaaaacacaaaacaaaagaaacattaTACTAATATTtcgtatatttttaaaaataataatatttttaataacttttaattgaattgatgatGGATTAATTTGTGCAATTAACTCTGTTACAAGCTTAAATATACTATGTATAGATATgatatttaacttttaagtgAGGGAAAactattggaaaaaaaatatactAGTACGTCAAGAACTATGCTTGATGTTGTTTACTGTTGGATGGTAATTTCCAAATGACTAATAGGGTTGGACTGAAAGTTTTGCTACAGCTTTGCCCATTGTTACAGATGCAAAAAGATGTTACTTGATGACGTTAAGTGAATGAAGTAGAGCTTAAAAATGTATCCCACTAATTGTTCTTGCAGTTCTATTAAAAGGTGCAGGATTTAGCTCCTAACTTATTAGATGCATGTTGGACTTGAATCTGTcttgttcttttgttttttttatgttgaacaaggttttaaaatattaaacatttatagGAAGAGAGCATTCTTGAGGCCATTGAAGATGCTGGATTTCAAGCTGCATTGATTCAAGACGAGACCGACGATAAATCCGTTCAAGTCTGCCGGATTCGGATCAACGGAATGACATGCACTTCTTGTTCCACCACTCTTGAAAATGCTTTGCAGCCAGTTCCCGGTGTGCAAAAGGTCCAAGTGGCTTTAGCAACCGAAGAAGCACAGATTCATCATGATCCCAAAATCATAACCTACAATCAACTCATGCAGAAAATAGAAGAGACCGGATTCGGAGCCGTACTTGTTAGTACTGGAGAAGACATGAGCAAGATCAATCTCCGTATCGACGGTGTAAGGACGGTTAACTCGATGAGAATGCTTGAAAATTCCCTTCAAGCACTCCCTGGTGTTCAAGCTGTACAAACATCCCCTGAACTCAAAAAAATTGCAGTCTCATACAAACCAGATATGACAGGACCAAGAAACTTCATCAAAGTAATAGATTCAACAGGTAGTAGTAGGCGTTTTAAGGCAACGATATATCCCGAAGGCGAAGGTGCTGGAAGGGAATCTCATAGAAAGGAAGAAATTAAGCAGTACTTCAGATCCTTCCTATGGAGCTTGATTTTCACTACTCCTGTATTTTTAACCTCCATGGTTTTCATGTATATCCCTGGAATCAAACATGGATTGGACACCAAAGTAGTGAATATGTTAACTATAGGTGAAGTCATAAGATGGGTACTATCAACTCCGGTTCAGTTCATAATAGGGAGACGCTTTTACACCGGTTCTTATAAAGCATTACGCCATGGGTCTGCAAATATGGATGTTTTAATCGCATTGGGGACTAATGCAGCTTACTTTTATTCTGTATACACTGTGATAAGAGCTGCTTCTTCTCCAGATTTTGAAGGTActgatttttttgaaacaagTGCAATGCTTATCTCATTCATTTTACTTGGTAAGTATCTTGAGGTTCTAGCTAAAGGAAAAACATCAGAAGCCATTGCTAAGCTTATGAACCTTGCACCTGAGACAGCAATATTGTTGAGTTTAGATGAAGAAGGGAATGTGATAAGTGAAGAAGAAATCGATAGTCGATTGATACAAAAGAATGATATTATCAAAATCATACCTGGTGCAAAAGTAGCTTCAGATGGTTTTGTTTTGTGGGGACAAAGTCATATAAACGAAAGCATGATAACCGGAGAAGCACGACCGGTGGCAAAAAGGAAAGGCGATACGGTTATCGGAGGTACGGTTAATGAGAATGGAGTATTGCATATTAAAGCAACAAAGGTTGGTTCAGAAAGTGCACTTGCACAGATTGTTCGTCTTGTTGAATCTGCTCAAATGGCCAAAGCTCCTGTACAGAAGTTTGCTGATCGTATTTCCAAATATTTCGTGCCTCTGGTAAGTAAAGAGAGTCCTTTTAGGATTGTTTCCATAAAGTTGGTTTTAAGCTACTTGTTCTTGTTGTTGTCTTCAACAGGTGATCATGCTTTCGTTTTCAACGTGGCTTGCATGGTTTTTAGCTGGAAAGCTCCATGGTTACCCTGAATCATGGATACCATCTTCAATGGATAGTTTCGAGCTGGCACTTCAGTTTGGAATCTCAGTGATGGTCATAGCTTGTCCATGTGCCTTGGGGCTTGCAACCCCTACTGCTGTTATGGTCGGTACCGGTGTCGGTGCATCTCTAGGTGTATTAATCAAAGGTGGTCAAGCATTGGAAGGTGCACATAAGGTAAATTGCATTGTATTCGACAAGACAGGAACTCTCACGGTCGGAAAGCCGGTCGTTGTTAACACAAGACTGTTGAAAAACATGGTGTTACATGAATTCTACGAGCTTGTTGCCGCAACTGAGGTAAACAGTGAGCATCCCTTAGCCAAAGCCATTATCGAGTACGCCAAGAAGTTCAGAGAAGATGAAGAGAACCCTGCATGGCCAGAAGCACGTGACTTCGTCTCTATAACAGGACATGGAGTGAAAGCCATTGTTAGGAACAAGGAAGTAATTGTGGGAAACAAGAGCTTAATGTTGGAAAACAACATTGTTATTCCAGTTGATGCTCAAGACATGTTAACCGAAACCGAATTGATGGCTCAAACCGGCATTTTAGTATCGATAGACGGTGAAGTAACGGGAGTTCTCGCCATATCCGATCCAGTGAAACCAGGTGCACAAGAAGTTATTTCAATTCTCAAGTCAATGAATGTAAGAAGCATCATGGTGACTGGTGATAATTGGGGAACTGCAAGTTCCATTGCTAGTCAAATTGGCATTGAAACTGTTGTTGCAGAAGCTAAACCTGAACAAAAAGCAGAGAAAGTAAAAGAGCTACAAGCGGAAGGCTATGCTGTGGCAATGGTAGGGGATGGCATCAATGATTCGCCGGCACTTGTAGCCGCCGATGTCGGTATGGCAATCGGTGCAGGAACAGATATTGCAATAGAGGCAGCTGATATAGTTCTGATGAAGAGTAACTTAGAGGATGTGATCACAGCCATACACCTTTCCAAGAAAACATTTTCTCGTATTCGCCTTAACTATATTTGGGCATTGGGGTATAATATACTTGGGATTCCAATAGCTGCAGGGGCTCTATTTCCATCAACTGGATTTCGTTTACCTCCATGGATTGCTGGAGCTGCCATGGCTGCTTCCTCTGTTAGTGTTGTTTGCTGCTCACTCTTGTTGAAGAATTACGAGAGACCCAAGAAGCTGGAAAACCTTGAGATTGGTGGAATACAAATTGAGTAATAGATGATGGGAGTTCTATATATCCACATATATATCTATGCAGGtttgttatatatgtatatgtataagttaGGGATGTGAAATTTGgcaaactaaataataaaagtatcaTGAAAAGACTGGTTTCGCTAGGCTGCCAAGTTATGTACATATGTTTGATGTTATGACTTTCAGGATATAATTGTAATTTCAGAGTTAGGCGAGCTTTGCATGAGGATGAaagtctttctttttttttctcttctataaTACTAATTTTATCTGGTACGtgagatataatatataattaataaatatatttaaattattaaagtagtAATagaagtatataaatatattaatgcATGAAGTTTATTACGTTACATTCTATTAGTGTATGAGttgataatttattagtaaaagTACGAGGGAATCCATTGAATTTAGGAAGGATTACATTTTGAACTCTTTACTGAAAAATAAGTGAATGAGTAGTTATGCATTTAGAAACATACAAATTAACCcttcattaaattttatcattaaataatgATGTGAAACATTAAATCCatgttgaaaattaatattttataggtAAAGTATAAAATTGTCACTCAATTACGACTTTCATTATATTTTGGTGACCCAACTATTAATTTcgatttagtcactaaacttttcaaattaaatatcttaCTCACTCTAAgcttttgtgtttttttattggtctagtaacaaatttagcccACCAATATTTACACATCTATCAttttgatcctaaatataaaatattcaacaaatttagccatcaatgtttacaaaatttgtcattttagttctaattttaaaaaataaatgaatttggcCTCAATATTACAAAATCTGTCAATTTAGCCCTAActgtgaaaattaaaaaaaatatattttttaaaaatttcattttacccCTTTATAACCCATTGGCTAACCAAtgtgagatattaaaataagaaaaagagtaCCCTCTTTCAAGTCACTTGCAACAATTTCTTTTACTATAACTTAGGCTTCACACTAGACCAAACCAATTAATTTGGAACTTGTCTTGAATAATCCCGAACATATAACGTTTTTTatgcctttattttcttttggatcttaaattattgtgctttatctcaaatttttagagtttttttgcAATTGAGTTGAAAGATggtactctttttttttttattttaatatctcacaTAGATTTGCTGATGGGTTATAAAGGgctaaaatgaattgatttttaaaaatattttaaaattttagagttaggactaaattgatgattttataaatgttgaggccaaatttaatgaattttagaattagaactaaaattaaaattttgtaaacattgagggctaaatttgttaaatttttatatttaagatcaAAATGATAGAACGTAAACATCATAGagctaattttgttactattcaAAAGCTTAgtgattaaatcaaaaaaattaatagttgggtCACTAAAATAGAACGAAAGGCATAATTTGGTAactattttatagtttacccataaaaaataattttcagcaTGAATTTAACGTTCCACATAAtcatttaattgataaaatttatgagaggaactaatttacacatttcaaaatgtataataactttttttttagtaagatgaaatgaaatgcaatcACATGATGCCTAATACTTTTACCTAGTTTATCTTATAAACtgaaatttaagttatttttaaaagagcCTTGCCtaagttatgttttagttatttgcTATTTTCATGTTATGTTTTTCTAAACTGAGATATAGAAAGGAGGATGGAATGAAATGCCAGAGATACTGTATTTGTCCAAAGCCTCGGATTctcttctctctcttttctgctagcatttttttcttttccttttttctggGATTTCATCATTTATCCTACATGAAATTGGTATTCAGAGCACTCACACTTATATATGCATAATCTTGTAATCATatagaaaaaatattgattctattcaacaaaaatataacatgttgaaaataaaataagtttaaactcatcatgaaaaataaatataaatattttaaaaattaaatataagtattgaaTTAATTTGGAAATATGTTTTTCCATTCCAAATTACAGCGTAAGTAGCCAAATTTCCGccatttttatattcattttaagCTGGAGTTTTGGCAACCATAGATATACATACATGGCTATTTCTTATAGCGGAAGAAAACAGTCTGTGAAATATCAGTCCTTTTTTCCTAGAAAGTTCTAAGCATTCATAACATTAGTTTCAGGGTGCATACCAAATATATATgaagttttatttcattaataaaactgtaaaaccaaatcaatttttccctttttaatttatatttatcataatacaaaaaagtaataatattacCGAAATGTtgcaaattttaccaaattaatataTTCAGATAAAAAGCTGGTAATGAATATGAATAccttaattttactatttcacgcttaatttccatataaatatttaaactcaTTGATACtgtgaaaataaatataacatgtAAACTATTGAATTAAtggaaatatattttataaattaattttttcattccaAATTTGTCGAGATATCAACAAATTAAAGATAAGgaaattttgtccaaatttgtttcaggaattttttttgaattaattttttaaatcagtTACACATGGTAGATTATTATCGTAATAAATGACCATTTGTAAATTATGCTATATAATAGAATTGATTCCTTTTTGTAAcctcatattattattattattatatatatatatatatatggaaaatatttGTTGCTTGTCAATGGAGTACTTTTAGACTTCAAATGTAATGTGAGGGAGTTGAAAGTGTTTTTATAccaaatgtaaattttttttaaatttcaaaatataataccaataaatttaataaaaaattaagatattggatttgaatttgaaatatgaaaaataaaatagttaaatttcaaaaaataaaagtaaaaagaataaattttaaacttatgaaactattttaacaaattttaaacccaATTGAGAAATGGGCAAAGCGCAAAATGTTCCGTTCACACGCCCAAAAGTACAGAACAAGGGGACGTACGTAGCCCTGATGCGCATATGAAAATTCCACGTTGTAAAATTTGCCTTCACGGTCCCCACACGACGTTTTGACCGTCTTCTCAAAATCCTATAAAGTACGCTGCATGGTTCCCTTTTCAACTTGTATTACCCTCGtttgagaaataaataaactaactctGCTTTTGCTCCTCTTATACTGAGTTCCAAGCAAAACCCTTTTTTGTTCTTCGTCTGATTTCGCTAAGGTCTTCTTCGGGTAGTTTGAGATTTGAGTTATTCATCATACTATGGCTTCTCAATCTTCTAAGGAATCAGTTCATGATTTCACTGTTAAGGTTGGTTTTGGgttcaattcatttttatacccccatagattaaatttaatttgtctttcaTTTATCTCACtgggttttgtttttatattttggctGTTCAGGCTGCAAGAGGGAATGATGTT
The Gossypium raimondii isolate GPD5lz chromosome 8, ASM2569854v1, whole genome shotgun sequence DNA segment above includes these coding regions:
- the LOC105792205 gene encoding probable copper-transporting ATPase HMA5 is translated as MGTKLLALACIRKESYGDLSPRPHYPSMPKYPKGITAQETSLQGSEAKAMFSVMGMTCSACAGSVEKAVKRLPGIKEAVVDVLNNKAQVMFYPSFVNEESILEAIEDAGFQAALIQDETDDKSVQVCRIRINGMTCTSCSTTLENALQPVPGVQKVQVALATEEAQIHHDPKIITYNQLMQKIEETGFGAVLVSTGEDMSKINLRIDGVRTVNSMRMLENSLQALPGVQAVQTSPELKKIAVSYKPDMTGPRNFIKVIDSTGSSRRFKATIYPEGEGAGRESHRKEEIKQYFRSFLWSLIFTTPVFLTSMVFMYIPGIKHGLDTKVVNMLTIGEVIRWVLSTPVQFIIGRRFYTGSYKALRHGSANMDVLIALGTNAAYFYSVYTVIRAASSPDFEGTDFFETSAMLISFILLGKYLEVLAKGKTSEAIAKLMNLAPETAILLSLDEEGNVISEEEIDSRLIQKNDIIKIIPGAKVASDGFVLWGQSHINESMITGEARPVAKRKGDTVIGGTVNENGVLHIKATKVGSESALAQIVRLVESAQMAKAPVQKFADRISKYFVPLVIMLSFSTWLAWFLAGKLHGYPESWIPSSMDSFELALQFGISVMVIACPCALGLATPTAVMVGTGVGASLGVLIKGGQALEGAHKVNCIVFDKTGTLTVGKPVVVNTRLLKNMVLHEFYELVAATEVNSEHPLAKAIIEYAKKFREDEENPAWPEARDFVSITGHGVKAIVRNKEVIVGNKSLMLENNIVIPVDAQDMLTETELMAQTGILVSIDGEVTGVLAISDPVKPGAQEVISILKSMNVRSIMVTGDNWGTASSIASQIGIETVVAEAKPEQKAEKVKELQAEGYAVAMVGDGINDSPALVAADVGMAIGAGTDIAIEAADIVLMKSNLEDVITAIHLSKKTFSRIRLNYIWALGYNILGIPIAAGALFPSTGFRLPPWIAGAAMAASSVSVVCCSLLLKNYERPKKLENLEIGGIQIE